A region from the Cryptomeria japonica unplaced genomic scaffold, Sugi_1.0 HiC_scaffold_95, whole genome shotgun sequence genome encodes:
- the LOC131864831 gene encoding ankyrin repeat-containing protein At5g02620-like, which produces MATEGQQLGGRIDPDAFKAAVTRLRIDQQLSSQLKAALNNITPGGENTLLHLAASVGNLHFIQQLLQLNRQLLKETDPEVKPLLVNATNAEKDTALHLAAQGGFSNVVKILLQQPESGVDLRNKLDETALFKAYESGNLETVKAIFDASPSSLLESTVHKRNCLSVAVNRGDSDLVDHILNLSDAKQLIQRKDELGNTALHIAVERNYVHIIKKLIKFEAELCYWVNDSQETPICVAAKLGHLEAVQELINERPDAVEIRNSCGMNVLHLAALVRQVRIVDYLNEEVGLSYLVNKGLDKPPHEEPLRSGGKTDPAEKKDPKDEPVKSGGNTDAGEMKSPFSRISEGDTPLHIAAKKKDLNMVKSLLCIAGINKFAVNKAGLTAFDIVRENTHYHESDKIISVLASYPSNRKPFLYSAPKVSAEKHEVAVEMVDKTYEDRRNTELVVAVLLATMSFTAAFTAPGSFVTDDGNGNGDSKGSGISPAPAPGTGSDKSLGSPILLPLASFKVFLIFDCVAFFLSLLVVLMWQMSTPITTGNKVLFLCITNLLVCATFAFTAYGFMLAVYAMLSNMNPELAWFILGACLIICFCGNFTFFYMAAKFTVKKARFNHLNGLLPFLSDRLGEYVWIKLERWGLLDLVRRSKTKWLAILYYHSNENDK; this is translated from the exons ATGGCCACTGAGGGTCAACAACTCGGCGGAAGGATCGATCCTGACGCCTTCAAAGCTGCGGTAACGCGTTTAAGGATCGATCAACAACTGAGTTCCCAACTTAAAGCAGCTCTCAACAATATTACACCTGGAGGGGAAAATACTCTTCTCCATTTGGCTGCTAGTGTAGGAAATCTACACTTCATTCAACAGCTCCTGCAACTCAATCGTCAACTTCTGAAGGAAACCGATCCCGAAGTGAAGCCTCTGCTTGTGAATGCTACCAATGCCGAAAAGGATACTGCGTTACACTTGGCTGCGCAGGGAGGTTTCTCCAACGTTGTGAAGATTCTACTCCAACAACCAGAAAGTGGTGTGGATCTCCGCAATAAGCTTGATGAAACAGCTTTGTTCAAAGCCTACGAAAGCGGCAATTTAGAGACAGTGAAGGCAATATTTGACGCATCTCCGTCGAGCTTACTCGAAAGTACGGTGCACAAGAGGAACTGTTTATCTGTTGCAGTAAACAGAGGAGATTCAG atctagttgatcatatactAAATTTATCAGATGCGAAGCAGTTAATCCAACGTAAGGACGAACTTGGCAACACAGCTCTGCATATAGCTGTTGAAAGAAACTACGTGCATATAATAAAGAAGTTAATAAAATTTGAGGCCGAACTGTGTTATTGGGTTAATGACAGCCAAGAAACTCCCATCTGTGTGGCAGCGAAATTGGGTCATCTGGAAGCAGTACAAGAGTTGATAAATGAGAGGCCAGACGCTGTCGAAATACGGAATAGTTGTGGAATGAACGTTCTGCACTTAGCTGCCCTAGTTAGGCAAGTGCGAATTGTTGATTACCTGAACGAAGAGGTAGGCTTATCATACTTGGTCAACAAGGGACTTGACAAACCTCCACATGAAGAGCCTCTGCGAAGTGGAGGAAAGACAGATCCGGCTGAAAAGAAAGATCCAAAAGATGAGCCCGTGAAAAGTGGAGGAAACACAGATGCGGGTGAAATGAAATCTCCTTTTTCGAGGATAAGTGAAGGAGACACACCACTGCATATTGCAGCAAAGAAAAAAGACTTGAAT ATGGTGAAGTCGTTGCTTTGTATAGCGGGGATAAACAAGTTTGCTGTCAACAAGGCAGGCTTAACGGCCTTTGATATCGTGAGAGAGAACACGCACTATCACGAATCTGACAAGATAATTTCAGTTCTGGCCAGTTATCCTTCCAATCGCAAGCCATTCTTGTACAGCGCTCCAAAGGTGAGTGCAGAGAAACATGAGGTTGCTGTTGAGATGGTGGACAAAACATATGAGGACAGGCGCAACACAGAACTAGTGGTGGCAGTTCTATTAGCGACAATGTCATTTACGGCAGCTTTCACTGCTCCGGGCAGTTTCGTGACGGACGATGGGAATGGAAATGGGGACTCAAAGGGATCGGGAATTTCGCCTGCGCCTGCGCCTGGAACTGGCTCAGACAAGAGTTTAGGTTCGCCGATTCTGCTTCCGTTGGCCTCCTTCAAGGTTTTTCTCATCTTTGATTGTGTGGCATTCTTTCTGTCGCTCTTAGTGGTGCTGATGTGGCAGATGAGTACACCTATTACCACGGGAAATAAGGTATTGTTCCTCTGTATTACCAACCTATTGGTTTGTGCCACGTTTGCCTTTACGGCCTATGGCTTCATGCTTGCAGTGTATGCCATGCTTTCCAACATGAATCCCGAGCTGGCTTGGTTCATTCTTGGGGCGTGCTTGATCATCTGCTTCTGTGGTAATTTCACTTTTTTCTACATGGCTGCAAAGTTTACAGTGAAGAAGGCTAGGTTTAACCACCTGAACGGTCTACTTCCTTTTCTTTCTGACCGTCTGGGGGAATACGTGTGGATAAAATTAGAAAGATGGGGGCTTTTGGACTTGGTGCGCCGGTCCAAAACCAAGTGGCTTGCTATCCTATACTACCATAGCAATGAGAACGATAAATAA